Proteins from a single region of Vulgatibacter sp.:
- a CDS encoding type II toxin-antitoxin system VapC family toxin: MILLDTHALFWWAVEPEKLSPQAASVCEQMEREGGFASAISIWELGVKARSGKLLLGTSLENFVRRLEVGGVVQLLPVDTSIWLRTAMLEWDHRDPADRVIVATAMEHGIPLLSKDTALHSFEGVTCVW, from the coding sequence GTGATCCTCCTCGATACGCATGCGCTCTTCTGGTGGGCGGTCGAACCGGAGAAGCTCTCGCCGCAAGCCGCGAGTGTGTGTGAGCAGATGGAGCGAGAGGGTGGGTTCGCCAGCGCCATCTCGATCTGGGAGCTGGGAGTGAAGGCGCGCAGCGGCAAGCTGTTGCTCGGTACCTCCCTGGAGAATTTCGTCCGCCGACTCGAGGTGGGCGGAGTCGTTCAGTTGCTGCCGGTCGATACGTCAATCTGGCTGCGGACCGCGATGCTGGAATGGGACCACCGAGACCCAGCGGATCGAGTCATCGTTGCGACGGCAATGGAGCACGGCATTCCGCTCCTCTCGAAGGACACAGCGCTTCACTCATTCGAGGGCGTAACTTGCGTCTGGTAA
- a CDS encoding type II toxin-antitoxin system Phd/YefM family antitoxin, translating to MSKSALKARMLEYFRLVEQTGEELIITDNNRPVLKVVPIRQRRPAREVFGDLRGKARSGEDILEPTTSEWPET from the coding sequence GTGTCCAAGAGCGCGCTGAAGGCGCGGATGCTCGAGTACTTCCGGCTCGTGGAGCAGACGGGCGAAGAACTGATCATCACAGACAACAACCGGCCGGTCTTGAAGGTCGTCCCCATCCGTCAGCGACGTCCGGCGCGCGAGGTCTTCGGCGACCTCCGCGGCAAGGCCAGGTCGGGAGAGGACATCCTTGAGCCGACCACCAGCGAGTGGCCGGAGACGTGA
- a CDS encoding short-chain fatty acid transporter gives MQREAEAREIGSGGAVARAGTWLQGMVSRVMPDPFLLALGLTVLVMAIGGARLAGRGAEGVAATVIVGWLEGFAATSGLAFALQMALVLVTGHAIATSPAVQRVVDRVAAIPQSTAGAATIVAAFACAASVIHWGLGAIAGALLAREVAANASRRGIALNYPLLGGAAYAGFAVWHGGLSGSAPLKAAEPGNFLEAKFGGVVPLADTLLSPLNLVITGALLLSIPLLFRALATHAPATTLPREAVHLQPAPHAPEHGLVARLQESRAVGGLFGAGLLAMLVVGGTKGRIAFDLNTVNLLFLATGMLLQGSIRAYVGAIADGAKGAGGIILQFPFYFGILGVMQATGLIGAISDALLSVATPRTFPVLAFLSAGIVNFFVPSGGGQWAVQGEILATAAQALGVRPGSVIMAFAYGDAWTNMLQPFWALPLLGIMGLRARDVIGYTTLVFLAMGALVSLLLLALA, from the coding sequence ATGCAGCGTGAGGCAGAGGCACGCGAGATCGGCAGCGGCGGCGCAGTCGCGCGGGCCGGCACGTGGCTCCAGGGGATGGTGAGCCGGGTGATGCCCGATCCCTTCCTGCTGGCGCTCGGGCTCACCGTGCTGGTGATGGCGATCGGCGGCGCCCGCCTCGCGGGGCGCGGCGCCGAGGGCGTGGCTGCCACGGTGATCGTCGGCTGGCTCGAGGGGTTCGCTGCTACGTCCGGTCTCGCCTTCGCGCTGCAGATGGCGCTGGTGCTGGTCACCGGCCACGCCATTGCCACCAGCCCCGCGGTGCAGCGCGTCGTCGATCGGGTCGCCGCGATCCCGCAGAGTACCGCCGGCGCTGCCACCATCGTCGCCGCCTTCGCCTGCGCCGCCTCGGTGATCCATTGGGGCCTCGGCGCCATCGCTGGCGCGCTCCTCGCCCGCGAGGTGGCGGCCAACGCTTCGCGGCGAGGCATCGCCCTCAACTACCCGCTCCTCGGCGGCGCCGCCTACGCGGGCTTCGCCGTCTGGCACGGCGGGCTCTCCGGCTCCGCGCCGCTCAAGGCGGCGGAGCCCGGCAACTTCCTCGAGGCGAAATTCGGCGGCGTGGTGCCGCTCGCCGACACGCTCCTCTCGCCGCTCAACCTGGTGATCACCGGCGCGCTGCTCCTTTCGATCCCGCTCCTCTTCCGCGCGCTTGCCACCCACGCCCCGGCGACGACGCTGCCGCGGGAAGCGGTCCACCTGCAGCCCGCGCCCCACGCCCCCGAGCACGGCCTCGTCGCCAGGCTGCAGGAGAGCCGCGCGGTCGGCGGCCTCTTCGGCGCGGGGCTCCTCGCGATGCTGGTGGTCGGCGGGACGAAGGGCCGGATCGCCTTCGACTTGAACACCGTCAACCTGCTCTTCCTCGCCACCGGCATGCTGCTGCAGGGCAGCATCCGCGCCTACGTCGGCGCCATCGCCGACGGCGCCAAGGGCGCCGGCGGGATCATCCTCCAATTCCCGTTCTACTTCGGGATCCTCGGCGTGATGCAGGCCACCGGTCTCATCGGCGCGATCAGCGACGCGCTCCTCTCCGTCGCCACGCCGCGCACCTTCCCCGTGCTCGCCTTCCTCTCCGCCGGGATCGTCAACTTCTTCGTGCCGTCGGGCGGCGGCCAGTGGGCGGTGCAGGGCGAGATCCTCGCCACCGCCGCGCAGGCCCTCGGCGTCCGCCCCGGCTCCGTGATCATGGCCTTCGCCTACGGCGACGCCTGGACCAACATGCTCCAGCCGTTCTGGGCGCTGCCGCTGCTGGGCATCATGGGCCTCAGGGCCCGCGACGTGATCGGCTACACCACCCTCGTCTTCCTCGCGATGGGCGCCCTCGTCTCCCTCCTGCTCCTCGCCCTCGCCTGA